In one window of uncultured Campylobacter sp. DNA:
- the purB gene encoding adenylosuccinate lyase codes for MVERYARKEMSEKWSLQAKYDAWLKVELAAVKAWNKLGLISDCDKDKILQNASFKIERIDEIEKTTKHDVIAFLTSVSESLGQESRFVHYGMTSSDCIDTAVALQIKESMELIIEDVQNLKAAIKSQAMKHKMTLMVGRSHGIHGEPITFGLVLAVWYDEINRALELLQHAKSVISYGKISGAMGNFAHAPLELEELVCEYLGLKPAPASNQVIQRDRYAQVMSALAILASSCEKIAIAIRHYQRTEVYEAEEFFSPGQKGSSAMPHKRNPVLSENVTGLCRMIRSFAIPAMEDVALWHERDISHSSVERFILPDGFITADFMLNRLTSLIEKLLVYPENMMRNLNLTGGLVFSQRVLLELPKRGVSREDAYKIVQRNAMKVWADLQEGKKAIDEQGHSLFLQNLLADTKLREKLSESEIKECFDYGYYTKNVDGIFARVFGK; via the coding sequence ATGGTCGAAAGATACGCAAGAAAAGAGATGTCTGAAAAATGGAGCTTGCAAGCCAAATACGACGCGTGGCTAAAAGTCGAGCTCGCGGCGGTTAAAGCGTGGAATAAGCTAGGTCTAATAAGTGACTGCGATAAAGATAAAATTCTACAAAACGCAAGCTTTAAGATCGAGCGGATAGATGAGATCGAAAAGACGACCAAGCACGACGTCATCGCGTTTCTAACGAGCGTGAGTGAGAGCCTTGGGCAGGAGAGCCGCTTCGTGCATTACGGCATGACTAGCAGCGATTGCATCGACACTGCCGTCGCGCTGCAAATCAAAGAAAGCATGGAGCTCATCATTGAGGATGTGCAAAATTTAAAAGCTGCGATAAAATCTCAAGCCATGAAGCATAAAATGACGCTGATGGTCGGGCGCAGCCACGGTATCCACGGCGAGCCGATCACTTTCGGACTCGTGCTTGCGGTCTGGTATGATGAGATAAATCGCGCGCTAGAGCTTTTACAACATGCAAAAAGCGTCATCAGCTACGGCAAAATAAGCGGTGCGATGGGGAATTTCGCCCACGCTCCACTAGAGCTGGAAGAGCTAGTGTGCGAATATCTGGGGCTAAAGCCCGCTCCCGCGTCCAATCAAGTCATCCAACGCGATCGCTACGCGCAGGTAATGAGCGCACTTGCGATCCTGGCTTCCAGCTGCGAAAAGATCGCTATCGCAATCCGCCACTATCAACGCACCGAGGTTTATGAGGCAGAGGAATTTTTTAGCCCAGGTCAAAAGGGCAGCTCTGCGATGCCGCACAAACGAAATCCCGTGCTTAGCGAAAACGTAACGGGACTATGCCGTATGATCCGTAGCTTCGCAATACCCGCGATGGAGGACGTAGCGCTATGGCACGAACGCGATATCAGCCATAGCTCGGTCGAGCGATTTATCCTCCCCGACGGCTTTATAACTGCTGATTTTATGCTAAATCGCTTGACAAGCTTGATAGAAAAACTGCTCGTATATCCCGAAAATATGATGAGAAATCTAAATTTAACCGGTGGGCTCGTGTTTTCGCAGCGCGTGCTACTAGAGCTGCCTAAACGAGGAGTTAGCAGAGAGGATGCCTATAAGATCGTACAGCGTAATGCAATGAAGGTCTGGGCGGATCTACAAGAGGGCAAAAAAGCTATAGATGAGCAAGGGCATAGCCTGTTTTTGCAAAATCTGCTAGCAGATACAAAGCTACGAGAAAAGCTAAGCGAAAGCGAGATCAAAGAGTGCTTCGACTACGGATATTACACCAAAAATGTGGATGGAATTTTCGCTAGGGTTTTTGGCAAATAG
- a CDS encoding RluA family pseudouridine synthase yields MGYEKRSLGSFEGRKIYEILLSLGYDMKSAQRICDKHRVTDAEDQNLHKNSVAYGEIFLIDYKCEPRGLKPIFECDAFAAFDKPSGILSHPSGRNSPYNMYDEIWSLYGQDACVAHRLDLETSGILIVAKDKDAARELKECFEQRRVMKSYLALVRGDLQSAACNGEIESCYALGLDEICGLKFADDAVSLPDNVSDLRDTLALKGVGNKFGFNILSNSASRRLWCDALYDGMQVKFESGAPAGDVDSGFEFDALSCGVSDKLKPAIAMSSADNGHKPCALSVAKSLSATSKGCANLKKFEPAKYATFSEKLKFLKDFEGFVIDAPIAPSGEFADLKIRMKISRDGKEAITLIRPLRYFSDIDASLIECYPLTGRQHQIRLHLFAVGAPILGEPLYGLSREQAEWILDKKMDETERIRTTGAPRLLLHANAICFKLSGERYEIKSKFDAAREFYNFVKIGKI; encoded by the coding sequence ATGGGTTATGAGAAAAGAAGCTTGGGAAGCTTTGAGGGACGCAAAATTTACGAAATTCTGCTTAGCCTCGGATACGATATGAAATCCGCGCAGCGCATCTGTGACAAGCACCGCGTAACCGATGCGGAGGATCAAAATTTGCATAAAAACTCCGTCGCGTACGGAGAAATTTTTTTGATCGATTACAAATGCGAGCCGCGCGGACTGAAGCCGATCTTTGAGTGCGATGCGTTTGCGGCATTTGACAAGCCGAGTGGAATTTTAAGCCATCCAAGCGGGCGCAACTCGCCTTATAATATGTATGACGAGATCTGGTCGCTATACGGGCAGGACGCGTGCGTGGCGCATAGGCTTGATTTAGAAACCAGCGGAATTCTTATCGTCGCTAAGGATAAAGACGCGGCGCGCGAGCTTAAAGAGTGCTTCGAACAGCGTAGGGTGATGAAAAGCTATCTAGCGCTCGTACGAGGGGATTTGCAAAGTGCTGCTTGCAATGGCGAGATAGAGAGTTGCTATGCTCTAGGCTTGGATGAAATTTGCGGATTAAAATTTGCGGACGATGCTGTGAGTTTACCAGATAACGTGTCGGATCTGCGCGATACACTAGCTCTAAAAGGAGTAGGCAATAAATTTGGATTTAATATCTTGTCTAATAGTGCGAGTAGGAGATTATGGTGCGATGCTCTATATGACGGCATGCAAGTTAAATTTGAATCCGGCGCTCCTGCTGGCGATGTTGACAGCGGATTTGAATTTGATGCTTTATCCTGCGGCGTGAGCGATAAGCTTAAACCCGCTATCGCGATGAGTAGCGCGGATAACGGACATAAACCTTGCGCCTTATCTGTGGCTAAATCTTTGTCAGCTACTTCTAAGGGCTGTGCAAATTTGAAAAAATTTGAGCCTGCAAAATACGCAACATTTAGCGAAAAACTGAAATTTTTAAAGGATTTTGAGGGGTTTGTGATTGATGCTCCGATCGCTCCTAGCGGCGAGTTCGCCGATCTTAAAATTCGTATGAAAATATCGCGCGATGGCAAGGAGGCGATCACGCTGATACGCCCGCTGCGATATTTCTCGGACATAGACGCTAGCCTGATCGAGTGCTATCCGCTGACGGGTAGGCAGCATCAGATTAGGCTGCATCTATTTGCCGTGGGTGCGCCGATATTGGGAGAGCCGCTGTACGGGCTTTCGCGCGAGCAAGCGGAGTGGATATTGGATAAAAAGATGGATGAGACAGAGCGGATCAGAACGACGGGAGCGCCGAGATTGTTGCTACACGCGAATGCGATTTGCTTTAAACTGAGCGGTGAACGATACGAGATAAAAAGCAAATTCGATGCCGCGAGAGAGTTTTATAATTTCGTGAAAATCGGTAAAATTTAA
- the rlmN gene encoding 23S rRNA (adenine(2503)-C(2))-methyltransferase RlmN, with the protein MKNIFDFTMKELENFVEPKFRAKQIYEWIYKKNVDDFTQMLNLPKEIRQSLAQNFYLDPLECVRSETSSDGSIKYLFALKDGKTIESVLLPMKDELRDENEKIIRHARYSICVSSQVGCKIGCSFCLTAKGGFVRNLTPGEIVAQIWLIKKMNAIPYERRVNVVYMGMGEPLNNLDNVAKAVQILKENDGLAIAPRRQTISTSGLSTQIKKLGEMDLGVLLAISLHAVDDKLREKLMPINRAYNIASIMQAVREFPIDLRKRVMFEYLMIDGVNDRPSDAKTLVKLLHGIRAKVNLIYFNPHEGSSFGRPSPENMVKFQDYLCAHGITCTIRQSKGLDISAACGQLKQRNEQGKISAQSGISADKISNK; encoded by the coding sequence TTGAAAAATATCTTTGATTTTACGATGAAAGAGCTTGAAAATTTCGTCGAACCAAAATTTAGAGCCAAGCAAATTTACGAATGGATTTACAAAAAGAATGTGGATGACTTCACACAAATGCTAAATCTACCAAAAGAGATCCGTCAAAGTTTAGCTCAAAATTTTTATTTAGACCCGCTTGAATGCGTCAGATCCGAAACAAGTAGCGATGGCAGTATCAAATACCTTTTCGCTCTCAAAGACGGCAAGACGATCGAAAGTGTCCTGCTGCCGATGAAGGATGAGCTGCGAGACGAAAACGAAAAAATCATAAGACACGCGCGCTATTCAATCTGCGTAAGTTCGCAAGTAGGCTGCAAAATTGGCTGCAGCTTCTGCTTGACAGCAAAAGGTGGCTTCGTACGAAATTTAACTCCAGGCGAGATCGTGGCTCAAATTTGGCTCATCAAGAAAATGAACGCGATCCCGTACGAGCGTCGCGTCAATGTCGTATATATGGGGATGGGCGAACCACTTAATAACCTAGACAACGTTGCCAAAGCCGTGCAAATTTTAAAAGAAAACGACGGACTCGCCATAGCGCCGCGTCGCCAAACTATAAGTACGAGCGGACTTTCTACGCAGATAAAAAAGCTTGGCGAAATGGATCTTGGCGTGCTACTCGCGATCTCGCTGCACGCAGTGGATGATAAACTGCGTGAAAAACTAATGCCGATAAATCGCGCCTACAATATCGCATCGATCATGCAGGCGGTGCGCGAGTTCCCGATCGATCTGCGAAAGCGCGTGATGTTCGAATACCTCATGATCGATGGTGTAAACGACCGCCCAAGCGATGCCAAAACGCTAGTGAAGCTTCTGCACGGCATCCGCGCAAAAGTAAATCTGATCTATTTTAATCCGCACGAAGGCTCGAGCTTTGGCAGACCAAGCCCCGAAAATATGGTGAAATTCCAAGACTATCTCTGCGCGCACGGCATTACTTGCACGATTCGCCAGAGCAAGGGGCTAGATATCAGTGCGGCGTGCGGACAGCTCAAGCAAAGAAACGAACAAGGTAAAATTTCGGCTCAAAGTGGTATCAGTGCCGATAAAATTTCGAACAAGTAG
- a CDS encoding purine-nucleoside phosphorylase yields the protein MIISAGRNEVFPFALPMGVGLIDMSINLTAFLQKRAMAGFYAKYERDFADERAADLAALAPFATHSQADNELNLANPSASRKANLSQNPDKILNALPSEIIFVGSAGLYKEGEILKIYESRSAVNYEILALYGLSYSPINYEIIARDSADVSYETITNSSNFITTDKKSALKFFERGYFLENMEFFAVLKVAQKFQIPAYGIFCATNFCDSNAHADFLKNHAAAKENLTKYLKTKALI from the coding sequence ATGATAATCTCGGCGGGACGAAACGAAGTATTTCCATTCGCGCTACCTATGGGCGTGGGGCTAATCGATATGAGCATAAATCTGACGGCATTTTTGCAAAAGCGCGCTATGGCAGGCTTTTACGCTAAATATGAGCGCGATTTTGCGGATGAGCGGGCGGCGGATTTAGCGGCTCTGGCGCCTTTTGCGACGCACTCGCAAGCGGACAATGAGCTAAATTTAGCAAATCCGTCCGCCTCGAGAAAGGCGAATTTATCTCAAAATCCCGATAAAATTTTAAATGCATTGCCGAGCGAGATCATTTTCGTGGGTTCTGCAGGGCTATATAAAGAGGGTGAAATTCTAAAAATTTATGAAAGTAGATCGGCTGTAAACTACGAGATATTAGCGCTTTATGGGCTTTCATACTCTCCGATTAACTATGAAATTATAGCTAGGGATTCTGCCGATGTTTCATATGAAACAATAACTAATAGCTCAAATTTTATCACGACTGATAAAAAATCTGCGCTAAAATTTTTTGAGCGAGGTTATTTTTTAGAGAATATGGAATTTTTTGCGGTTCTTAAGGTAGCACAAAAATTTCAAATTCCCGCTTACGGAATTTTTTGTGCGACGAATTTCTGCGATTCAAATGCTCACGCAGATTTTTTAAAAAATCACGCCGCTGCAAAAGAAAATTTAACTAAATATCTAAAAACTAAGGCATTAATTTGA
- a CDS encoding tetratricopeptide repeat protein, whose amino-acid sequence MKKIILSLVAFVSLVFADTDYNFATELEKKCTSIGTTNECYGAGLIYHYGAEGVKLNYDKALKFFKKACEAKEDSKEKFSSCFQLGLMYENGRGTKQNYKKAMELYTKACNEYKNDGDCFGLAYAYEYGIGVKQDKVKAAAVYRKICDADNVFSACYNFALYNENYGDKQKAMIYYKKTCDIGRYDYGVQNHSEAKEFWQRACNMYEILK is encoded by the coding sequence ATGAAAAAAATTATTTTAAGTTTAGTCGCTTTTGTGTCTTTAGTGTTTGCAGATACCGATTATAATTTTGCTACAGAACTCGAAAAAAAATGCACAAGTATCGGCACAACAAATGAATGCTATGGTGCTGGATTAATATATCACTACGGTGCAGAGGGAGTAAAATTGAATTATGATAAGGCCCTAAAATTCTTTAAAAAAGCATGCGAAGCAAAAGAAGATAGTAAGGAGAAATTTAGTAGTTGCTTTCAGTTGGGACTCATGTATGAAAATGGACGCGGAACGAAACAAAACTACAAAAAAGCGATGGAACTATATACAAAAGCATGCAATGAATATAAAAATGACGGCGATTGCTTTGGGCTTGCTTATGCGTATGAATATGGGATTGGCGTAAAACAAGATAAAGTAAAAGCCGCTGCAGTATATAGAAAAATTTGTGATGCCGATAACGTTTTTTCTGCTTGCTATAACTTCGCCTTGTATAATGAAAACTACGGCGATAAGCAAAAAGCCATGATATATTATAAAAAAACATGCGATATAGGCAGATATGATTACGGCGTGCAAAATCATTCTGAAGCTAAGGAGTTTTGGCAAAGGGCTTGCAATATGTATGAAATTTTAAAATAA
- the hisF gene encoding imidazole glycerol phosphate synthase subunit HisF has translation MNRFAKRIIPCLDVKDGRVVKGVNFVGLVDAGDPVQVAKRYNEEGADELCFLDITASHLGRDTIVDVVERVARELFIPLTVGGGIRTINDISRLLNVGCDKISLNSAAIKNPNLIDEAANKFGSQCVVVAIDAKLNSNEISSGNLCGATRNLNANLRNEARNFGETSLGSQDEILTGNGEPCGYSVFINGGRLDTGRDALAWAKEAQERGAGEILLTSMDCDGVKNGFELNLMRIFSELDIPVIASGGAGKMEHFKDAFLAGADACLAASIFHFREIEIKALKEYLRRQGIEVRL, from the coding sequence TTGAATAGATTCGCAAAACGCATAATCCCATGCCTAGACGTCAAAGACGGACGGGTGGTAAAGGGCGTAAATTTCGTAGGTCTCGTGGATGCGGGCGATCCGGTGCAGGTCGCCAAACGCTACAATGAAGAGGGCGCGGACGAGCTGTGTTTCCTCGATATCACGGCGTCGCACCTTGGGCGCGATACGATCGTAGACGTCGTAGAGCGGGTCGCGCGCGAGCTTTTTATCCCGCTGACCGTGGGCGGCGGCATACGCACGATCAATGATATCTCGCGCCTACTAAACGTCGGCTGCGACAAAATAAGCCTTAACTCCGCCGCGATAAAAAATCCGAATTTGATAGACGAAGCCGCGAATAAATTCGGCTCGCAATGCGTCGTAGTCGCGATCGACGCGAAACTAAATTCGAACGAAATTTCAAGCGGTAATTTATGCGGCGCGACACGGAATTTGAACGCAAATTTACGCAACGAAGCACGGAATTTTGGAGAGACTTCACTCGGCTCGCAGGATGAAATTTTAACTGGGAACGGCGAGCCTTGCGGCTATAGCGTGTTTATAAACGGCGGCAGGCTGGATACCGGCAGGGATGCGCTTGCCTGGGCAAAAGAGGCGCAGGAGCGCGGTGCGGGCGAAATTTTACTCACGTCGATGGACTGCGACGGCGTTAAAAACGGCTTTGAGTTAAATTTGATGCGGATTTTTAGCGAGCTTGACATCCCCGTCATCGCAAGCGGCGGTGCGGGCAAAATGGAGCACTTTAAGGACGCATTTTTAGCGGGCGCAGACGCATGCTTAGCGGCGTCGATTTTTCACTTCAGAGAGATCGAAATTAAGGCGCTAAAAGAATATTTAAGGCGGCAAGGCATCGAGGTGAGGTTGTAG
- the rsmA gene encoding 16S rRNA (adenine(1518)-N(6)/adenine(1519)-N(6))-dimethyltransferase RsmA encodes MIRAKKEFGQNFLKDEAVLNKIIQAIPENVQNVVEIGAGLGDLTRKLLEFYRLKSFEIDEDLYQILSAKFAQQIASGELELVLGDALRIWQERGLERGEYFLVANLPYYVATKMILQAIDDELCGGFLVMIQKEVALKFCARAGQSDFSTLSILADFAGGCELLFDVEPGCFEPAPKVTSSVIRLVKGKNFKPGLEINADSLGVKSCVQLQNLDEYEKFKSFLRVSFSAPRKTLIKNLSAKFDRGLAEEIFLNLKIPPTVRAHELNSTFFLEIFKNLKAKDGRKQK; translated from the coding sequence ATGATTAGGGCGAAAAAAGAGTTCGGGCAAAACTTTTTAAAAGACGAAGCCGTTTTAAACAAGATCATCCAAGCGATTCCCGAGAATGTACAGAATGTCGTTGAGATCGGGGCTGGCTTAGGTGATTTAACTCGTAAGCTTTTGGAATTTTACAGATTAAAAAGTTTCGAGATAGATGAAGATTTATATCAAATTTTAAGCGCTAAATTTGCGCAGCAGATCGCTAGCGGCGAGCTTGAGCTCGTTTTGGGCGATGCTTTGCGGATTTGGCAGGAGCGGGGTCTTGAGCGCGGCGAATATTTTTTGGTCGCAAATTTGCCCTACTACGTCGCTACGAAGATGATTTTGCAGGCGATCGACGATGAGCTATGCGGTGGATTTTTGGTTATGATCCAAAAGGAAGTCGCTTTAAAATTCTGCGCTAGAGCAGGGCAGAGCGATTTTAGCACCCTTTCGATCCTGGCCGATTTTGCGGGCGGCTGCGAGCTTTTGTTTGACGTTGAGCCCGGCTGCTTCGAGCCCGCGCCGAAGGTGACCTCATCGGTGATCAGGCTCGTAAAAGGCAAAAATTTTAAGCCCGGCCTCGAGATAAACGCAGATAGCCTCGGCGTAAAAAGTTGCGTTCAGCTCCAAAATCTCGATGAATACGAGAAATTTAAAAGCTTTTTGCGCGTATCTTTCAGCGCGCCGCGAAAGACGCTTATTAAAAATTTAAGCGCAAAATTTGATAGAGGCTTAGCCGAAGAGATCTTTTTAAATTTGAAAATTCCGCCCACGGTTCGGGCGCACGAGTTAAATTCCACCTTTTTTTTAGAAATTTTTAAAAATTTAAAGGCAAAAGATGGAAGAAAACAGAAATGA
- a CDS encoding ribonuclease J, whose product MEENRNENGVERLKKSNRYKKRKENLKKSIASEGSAGDVEFGGEHENSSHKNKGAKNGQNSARSKGSKNGPRNGSNSASGSSSGNSNGANGAHFGGAYPKSNENGAGGSNLNRDGRAKPSGNNAKGANSSAADDASSADAQKKKKHKKRSNMPKSLTGNEPWQKAMEEAIAENKLIHEERLHPLKDANRSDETVRITPLGGLGEIGANMTVFETNTSAIIVDVGMSFPEESMLGVDILIPDFDYVRKIKNKIKGIIITHAHEDHIGAMPYFFKEFQFPIYATPLPLGMISNKFEEHGLKAERSYFRPVQKRQLYQIGDFEVEFIHITHSIIDASALAITTKAGTIIHTGDFKIDHTPIDGYPTDLNRLAYYGDRGVMLLMSDSTNSHKEGITKSESSVGKTFDTIFSSCKGRVIMSTFSSNIHRVYQAIERGVKYGRKVCVIGRSMERNLFTAMELGYVNLDKKIFVDADQVSKYPDNEVLIVTTGSQGETMSALYRMATDEHKYIKIKSTDQVIISAKAIPGNESSVSTVLNYLLKSGAKVAYQDFSEIHVSGHASIEEQKLMLRLIKPKFFLPVHGEYNHIVKHKETAMECGIEEKNIYLMNDGDQMEVCEKYLKRVKTVKTGKVFIDNQINKQISDEIVKHRQNLADAGVAVIIAQIDKNEKRLIQTRVITYGLVAENQTAHFTKEMQGIIEQFLANLKDEFLLDHWALEGKIRQAVRKHIFRKIKKYPTIVPVIYLM is encoded by the coding sequence ATGGAAGAAAACAGAAATGAAAACGGCGTCGAACGACTCAAAAAAAGCAATCGCTATAAAAAACGCAAGGAAAATCTAAAAAAATCTATCGCAAGCGAAGGCTCTGCGGGCGATGTGGAATTCGGCGGCGAGCACGAAAACAGCTCTCACAAAAACAAAGGCGCGAAAAACGGGCAAAATTCCGCTCGTTCAAAGGGTTCAAAAAATGGCCCTCGCAACGGATCAAATTCTGCGAGCGGTTCGTCAAGCGGCAATTCAAACGGCGCGAATGGTGCGCATTTCGGCGGCGCATACCCAAAAAGCAACGAAAACGGCGCGGGCGGTTCAAATTTAAACCGCGACGGTCGTGCAAAGCCAAGCGGCAATAACGCAAAAGGCGCAAATTCTAGCGCCGCAGACGATGCAAGCTCCGCAGACGCCCAGAAAAAGAAAAAGCACAAAAAGCGCTCAAATATGCCAAAGAGCCTCACCGGCAACGAGCCGTGGCAAAAGGCGATGGAAGAGGCGATCGCGGAAAATAAGCTGATCCACGAGGAGCGCCTGCACCCGCTTAAAGACGCTAATCGCAGTGATGAGACGGTGCGTATCACGCCGCTTGGCGGACTGGGCGAGATCGGTGCGAATATGACCGTTTTTGAGACCAATACGAGTGCGATCATCGTCGATGTGGGCATGAGCTTTCCGGAGGAGAGTATGCTTGGCGTGGACATTTTAATCCCTGACTTCGATTATGTTCGTAAGATAAAAAACAAGATCAAGGGCATCATTATCACCCACGCGCATGAGGATCATATCGGCGCGATGCCATATTTTTTCAAAGAATTCCAATTCCCGATCTACGCTACGCCGCTTCCTTTGGGGATGATAAGCAATAAATTTGAAGAGCACGGCCTCAAAGCCGAGCGTAGCTACTTCCGCCCCGTGCAGAAGCGCCAGCTCTACCAGATCGGCGATTTTGAAGTCGAGTTTATCCACATAACGCACTCGATTATCGATGCGAGCGCGCTTGCGATCACGACGAAGGCGGGCACGATCATCCATACGGGCGATTTTAAGATCGATCACACGCCGATCGACGGCTATCCGACTGATCTGAACCGCCTAGCTTATTACGGCGATCGCGGAGTTATGCTTTTGATGAGCGATAGCACAAACTCGCACAAAGAGGGGATCACAAAGTCCGAAAGCTCGGTAGGCAAGACCTTTGATACGATATTCTCAAGCTGTAAGGGGCGAGTGATAATGAGTACCTTCAGCTCAAACATCCACCGCGTCTATCAGGCTATAGAGCGCGGCGTAAAATACGGCCGCAAGGTCTGCGTCATCGGACGAAGCATGGAGCGAAATTTATTTACCGCGATGGAGCTCGGCTATGTAAATTTAGACAAAAAAATCTTTGTCGATGCCGATCAGGTCTCCAAATACCCCGATAATGAGGTTTTAATCGTTACTACCGGCTCGCAGGGAGAGACAATGAGCGCGCTGTACCGTATGGCGACGGACGAGCACAAATATATCAAGATCAAATCCACCGATCAGGTAATCATCAGCGCCAAAGCGATCCCGGGCAACGAAAGCAGCGTCTCGACCGTGCTTAATTACCTGCTAAAAAGCGGTGCAAAGGTCGCGTATCAGGACTTCAGCGAGATACACGTAAGCGGGCACGCCTCGATCGAGGAGCAAAAACTCATGCTGCGCTTGATAAAGCCGAAATTTTTCCTACCCGTGCACGGCGAATACAACCACATCGTAAAGCACAAAGAGACTGCGATGGAGTGCGGCATAGAGGAGAAAAATATCTATCTGATGAACGACGGCGATCAGATGGAGGTTTGCGAAAAATACCTAAAGCGCGTTAAGACCGTCAAGACGGGCAAGGTCTTCATCGACAACCAGATCAACAAGCAGATCTCCGACGAGATCGTCAAGCACCGCCAAAATTTAGCCGATGCGGGCGTCGCGGTCATCATCGCGCAGATCGACAAAAACGAAAAGAGGCTCATTCAGACGCGCGTCATCACCTACGGGCTCGTCGCCGAGAACCAAACGGCGCACTTTACCAAAGAGATGCAGGGCATCATCGAGCAGTTTTTGGCAAATTTAAAAGATGAGTTTTTGCTCGATCACTGGGCGCTAGAAGGCAAGATCCGCCAGGCCGTGCGCAAGCATATCTTTAGAAAGATCAAAAAATATCCGACCATCGTGCCGGTGATTTATTTGATGTAA
- a CDS encoding KpsF/GutQ family sugar-phosphate isomerase: MSEILDTAREVLRLEGAELLRHADLIGGEIERAVSLILACKGKVIVTGVGKSGHIGVKIAATLASTGTPSFFVHPTEALHGDLGMIGKDDMVLAISFSGESEELVRILPHLKRFGVKIIAMARDKNSSLGKVSDEFISLSIVKEACPLGAAPTVSTTLTLALGDALAICLMRRRRFGKEDFANFHPGGSLGKRLFVKVKDVMQSKNLPVASRNASLKQAIDVMTHGKLGTVLLVNEKGALEAILSDGDLRRALMREDFDINGDALKYATKNPKMLDDKNMLAIDALNLIEQFKIQVLPVVENGVPVGILHIHDLTSLGLK; this comes from the coding sequence ATGAGTGAAATTTTAGATACGGCACGAGAGGTGCTGAGGCTCGAAGGAGCGGAGCTTTTGCGGCATGCGGATCTTATCGGCGGCGAAATTGAGCGAGCCGTAAGTCTGATCCTGGCTTGCAAAGGGAAGGTAATCGTCACCGGCGTAGGCAAGAGCGGCCATATAGGCGTTAAGATCGCTGCGACGCTTGCCAGCACCGGCACGCCGTCGTTTTTCGTCCACCCTACCGAGGCGCTGCACGGCGATCTGGGTATGATCGGCAAGGACGATATGGTGCTTGCGATCAGTTTTAGCGGCGAGAGCGAGGAACTGGTTAGAATTCTGCCTCACCTCAAACGCTTCGGCGTGAAGATTATCGCGATGGCGCGCGATAAAAACAGCTCGCTCGGCAAGGTTAGCGACGAGTTCATAAGCCTTAGCATCGTCAAAGAGGCCTGCCCGCTAGGTGCTGCGCCGACGGTTTCTACAACGCTAACACTTGCGTTAGGCGACGCGTTAGCGATATGTTTGATGAGGCGGCGCAGATTCGGCAAGGAGGATTTCGCAAATTTCCACCCGGGCGGCAGCCTGGGCAAGCGGCTTTTCGTCAAAGTAAAAGATGTGATGCAAAGTAAAAATTTACCGGTCGCAAGCCGTAACGCCAGCCTAAAACAAGCTATCGACGTTATGACTCACGGAAAGCTCGGCACCGTTTTGTTAGTGAACGAAAAGGGCGCGCTTGAGGCGATCTTAAGCGACGGCGATCTGCGCCGCGCGCTGATGCGAGAGGACTTCGATATCAACGGCGATGCGCTGAAATATGCCACCAAAAATCCTAAAATGCTAGACGATAAAAATATGCTCGCAATAGATGCGCTAAATTTGATCGAGCAATTCAAAATTCAAGTCCTGCCTGTCGTCGAAAATGGCGTGCCCGTGGGGATCTTGCATATCCATGATCTAACGAGTCTGGGGCTAAAATAA